A single Pararhizobium sp. A13 DNA region contains:
- a CDS encoding ABC transporter permease — MSIKAEASGTTLTPTASKRRIPPEFNIFLVLIGIALVYEVLGWIFVGQSFLMNPQRLTIMILQVAVIGIIAVGVTQVIITGGIDLSSGSVVGMTAMIAASVAQASTWPRALYPSLTDLPAIVPIGLGLGIGLLAGVINGQLIARTKIPPFIATLGMMVSARGLSKWYTKGQPVSGLTDQFNFIGTGIWPVVVFLVVALIFHIALRYTRYGKFTYAIGANVQAARVSGINVEAHLIKVYAIAGMLAGLAGVVTAARAQTAQAGMGVMYELDAIAATVIGGTSLTGGVGRITGTVIGTVILGVMTSGFTFLRVDAYYQEIVKGLIIIAAVVVDVYRQKKRKTA; from the coding sequence ATGAGCATCAAAGCAGAGGCCTCGGGCACCACGCTGACGCCGACGGCGAGCAAGCGGCGCATCCCGCCGGAATTCAACATTTTCCTGGTGCTGATCGGCATCGCGCTGGTCTACGAGGTGCTCGGCTGGATCTTCGTCGGCCAGAGCTTCCTGATGAACCCACAGCGCCTGACGATCATGATCCTGCAGGTGGCGGTGATCGGCATCATCGCCGTCGGCGTCACCCAGGTGATCATCACCGGCGGCATCGATCTGTCCTCCGGCTCGGTGGTCGGCATGACGGCGATGATCGCCGCCAGCGTCGCGCAGGCCTCGACCTGGCCGCGGGCGCTGTATCCGTCGCTGACCGACCTGCCGGCGATCGTGCCGATCGGCCTTGGCCTCGGCATCGGCCTGTTGGCCGGCGTCATCAATGGCCAGTTGATCGCCCGCACCAAGATCCCGCCCTTCATCGCCACGCTCGGCATGATGGTCTCGGCCCGCGGCCTGTCGAAGTGGTACACCAAGGGCCAGCCGGTGTCGGGCCTCACCGACCAGTTCAACTTCATCGGCACCGGTATCTGGCCGGTCGTCGTCTTCCTTGTCGTCGCGCTGATCTTCCACATCGCCCTGCGCTATACCCGCTACGGCAAGTTCACCTATGCGATCGGCGCCAACGTCCAGGCGGCCCGGGTCTCGGGCATCAATGTCGAGGCGCATCTGATCAAGGTCTATGCGATCGCCGGCATGCTGGCGGGGCTGGCCGGCGTCGTGACGGCGGCCCGCGCCCAGACGGCGCAGGCCGGCATGGGCGTGATGTACGAACTCGATGCGATCGCCGCCACCGTCATCGGCGGCACCTCGCTGACCGGCGGCGTCGGCCGCATCACCGGCACGGTGATCGGAACGGTGATCCTCGGCGTCATGACCTCCGGCTTCACCTTCCTGCGCGTCGACGCCTACTACCAGGAAATCGTCAAGGGCCTCATCATCATCGCCGCCGTCGTCGTCGACGTCTATCGACAGAAGAAACGCAAGACTGCGTAA
- a CDS encoding sugar ABC transporter ATP-binding protein produces MVSPTTMAAVRASGAVPNAEYLLAVEGVRKEFPGVVALDDVSFRLKRGTVHALMGENGAGKSTLMKILAGIYTPDRGEVRFKGVDIQLKSPLDALENGIAMIHQELNLMPFMTVAENIWIRREPLTRLGFVDHREMNRMTAALFTRLNIALDPQSEVRDLSIANRQMVEIAKAVSYESDVLIMDEPTSALTEREVAHLFEIIRDLRSQGIGIVYITHKMNELFEIADEFSVFRDGKYIGTHASSDVTRDDIIRMMVGREITQMFPKEEVPIGDVVLSVKDLCLKDVFHDVSFEVRAGEILGVAGLVGSGRSNVAETLFGVTPATSGSVRINGKPVAIASPTQAIKHRMAFLTEDRKDTGCLLILNILENMQIAVLQDKFVTMGFVDEKGVSAQCEEMARKLRVKTPNLEERIENLSGGNQQKALIGRWLLTNPRILILDEPTRGIDVGAKAEIHRLVTELARDGVAVIMISSEMPEVLGMSDRIMVMHEGRVTGFLNRAEASQIKVMELAAQ; encoded by the coding sequence TGAAGGCGTGCGCAAGGAGTTTCCGGGCGTGGTGGCGCTCGACGATGTGTCGTTCCGGCTGAAGCGCGGCACGGTGCACGCGCTGATGGGCGAGAATGGCGCCGGCAAATCGACGCTGATGAAGATTCTCGCCGGCATCTACACGCCCGACCGGGGCGAGGTGAGGTTCAAGGGCGTCGACATCCAGCTGAAATCGCCGCTGGATGCGCTGGAAAACGGCATCGCGATGATCCATCAGGAGCTCAACCTGATGCCATTCATGACGGTCGCGGAAAACATCTGGATCCGCCGCGAACCGTTGACCCGTCTCGGCTTCGTCGATCACCGCGAGATGAACCGGATGACGGCGGCGCTGTTTACGCGGCTGAACATCGCGCTCGATCCGCAGTCCGAGGTGCGCGACCTGTCGATCGCCAACCGCCAGATGGTCGAGATCGCCAAGGCGGTGTCGTACGAGTCCGACGTTCTGATCATGGACGAGCCGACCTCGGCGCTGACCGAGCGCGAGGTCGCGCATCTGTTTGAGATCATCCGCGACCTGCGCAGCCAGGGCATCGGCATCGTCTACATCACCCACAAGATGAACGAGCTGTTCGAGATCGCCGACGAGTTCTCGGTGTTCCGCGACGGCAAGTATATCGGCACGCATGCCTCGAGCGATGTGACGCGCGACGACATCATCCGCATGATGGTCGGCCGCGAGATCACCCAGATGTTCCCGAAGGAGGAGGTGCCGATCGGCGACGTCGTCTTGTCGGTCAAGGACCTGTGCCTGAAGGATGTCTTCCACGATGTCTCGTTCGAGGTGCGCGCCGGCGAAATCCTCGGTGTTGCCGGTCTGGTCGGTTCCGGCCGCTCGAATGTCGCCGAAACGCTGTTCGGCGTGACGCCGGCCACCTCCGGCTCGGTCCGGATCAACGGCAAGCCGGTGGCGATCGCCTCGCCGACGCAAGCGATCAAACACCGCATGGCGTTCCTGACCGAGGACCGCAAGGACACCGGCTGCCTTTTGATCCTCAACATTCTGGAAAACATGCAGATCGCCGTGCTGCAGGACAAGTTCGTGACGATGGGCTTTGTCGACGAGAAGGGCGTCTCGGCGCAATGCGAGGAGATGGCCCGCAAGCTGCGGGTGAAGACGCCGAACCTTGAGGAGCGCATCGAGAACCTCTCCGGCGGCAACCAGCAGAAGGCGCTGATTGGCCGCTGGCTGCTGACCAATCCGCGCATCCTGATCCTTGACGAGCCGACCCGCGGCATCGACGTCGGCGCCAAGGCGGAAATCCACCGGCTGGTGACGGAGCTGGCCCGCGACGGCGTCGCCGTCATCATGATCTCGTCGGAAATGCCCGAGGTGCTCGGCATGAGCGACCGCATCATGGTCATGCACGAAGGCCGGGTCACCGGGTTCCTTAATCGGGCCGAAGCCAGCCAGATCAAGGTAATGGAACTTGCAGCGCAGTGA